In the Hordeum vulgare subsp. vulgare chromosome 7H, MorexV3_pseudomolecules_assembly, whole genome shotgun sequence genome, one interval contains:
- the LOC123408213 gene encoding uncharacterized protein LOC123408213 codes for MAGGGRGRGGGWSFLPAELIEEISDRLQADVDQIHIHQVCSHWRASTAPLAACRPWIVAAHDQRHRNAVNPDCDHSFSFWLPRGGKRMHSRALAPAGLPYCCGTPRGWLALTDDLRSPTRLILWEPLSQAEIPLPPLPSIVQLFLTGDPLASPSPAGWMAIASQKNPGSQIGHTLFWRPGDATWTIRLDYPIGRIEGAAFHQGRLYISTRMCMKLSIFDLQQHPLKRLRLIPLFTPLRTRYPRRLPGDPVPHVVACNNQLLLVMVYRGQGRPGSVILVEVHHPDWAAERLDFGGEKVTDLGDYSLFLGRGDSLALSAKEFPAIRRNCVYFVEHDTGKHDQWVIVFDLGSNAIERIPHPQEHMEGGSKNSGWLGYSWFCPRRPFVEAL; via the coding sequence ATGGCAGGAGGAGGCAGAGGACGTGGCGGCGGCTGGAGCTTCCTGCCGGCGGAGCTTATCGAGGAAATATCGGACCGTTTGCAGGCCGACGTGGACCAAATCCACATCCACCAGGTATGCTCCCACTGGCGCGCGTCCACCGCCCCGCTCGCAGCCTGTCGTCCGTGGATCGTCGCCGCCCACGACCAGCGGCACCGCAACGCCGTTAACCCTGACTGCGaccactccttctccttctggctGCCCCGCGGTGGTAAAAGGATGCACTCCCGGGCCCTAGCCCCGGCCGGCCTCCCCTACTGCTGCGGCACGCCCCGTGGCTGGCTCGCCCTAACGGACGACCTGCGATCCCCCACCAGGCTAATCCTCTGGGAGCCCCTCTCCCAAGCTGAGATTCCTCTGCCACCTTTGCCAAGCATCGTCCAattgttcctcaccggcgaccccctcgcctcgccgtcgccggcgGGCTGGATGGCAATCGCGAGCCAGAAAAACCCGGGCTCGCAGATCGGGCACACGCTCTTTTGGCGCCCTGGAGACGCGACCTGGACGATACGGCTCGACTACCCTATAGGCCGGATCGAAGGCGCAGCCTTCCACCAAGGCAGGTTGTACATCTCCACCAGGATGTGCATGAAACTCAGCATCTTCGATCTCCAGCAGCACCCTCTCAAGCGCCTGCGGCTTATCCCCCTCTTCACCCCTCTGCGAACGCGGTACCCAAGACGCTTACCCGGGGATCCGGTGCCACACGTGGTGGCATGCAACAACCAGCTGCTGCTCGTCATGGTGTATCGTGGACAAGGACGGCCCGGCTCCGTGATCCTTGTAGAAGTTCACCACCCGGATTGGGCGGCCGAGCGCCTCGACTTCGGGGGGGAGAAGGTGACAGATCTCGGTGACTACTCGCTCTTCTTGGGCCGGGGTGACAGCCTCGCGCTCTCTGCAAAGGAATTCCCTGCCATTAGGAGAAATTGTGTCTACTTTGTGGAGCACGATACAGGGAAGCATGATCAATGGGTTATTGTATTTGATTTGGGGTCAAACGCCATCGAACGAATTCCCCACCCACAAGAGCACATGGAGGGCGGCAGCAAAAACAGTGGCTGGTTAGGTTATTCGTGGTTCTGTCCTAGAAGGCCCTTCGTTGAGGCCCTATGA
- the LOC123410873 gene encoding uncharacterized protein LOC123410873 yields the protein MDQFHDGQHVRLRSRVLGKYLHADGDVRSVSLRERRASLNQAWTVHIYNGDGVYLLLHSATYGRYLATTARRAPRGRRGFRVGMSDYDQPEVQAIMWRAVRSGFGDDVLLRDSGHRHLRANGKYRTWNTGVTVEASRSVSSMMYWIVEPIPATEGVPGFPGPIQSPPPTIFWPEIVMWRQIRYMVSEPDGPVYSRYCWSTFQFRGRSVFHLRNEMARRTRFILEGRQPFDLVMCVRAGRHGRLTPLFVDLPRGDQLPTFWIVVFLSGTPAYNALRYPNVDAEAE from the exons ATGGACCAGTTCCACGACGGGCAGCACGTGCGGCTGCGGAGCCGCGTGCTCGGCAAGTACCTCCACGCCGACGGCGACGTCCGCAGCGTCTCCCTCCGCGAGCGCCGCGCCTCGCTGAACCAGGCGTGGACGGTGCACATCTACAACGGGGACGGCGTGTACCTGCTCCTCCACAGCGCCACCTACGGCCGCTACCTCGCCACCACGGCCAGGCGGGCGCCGCGGGGCCGCCGCGGCTTCCGCGTCGGTATGAGCGACTACGACCAGCCGGAGGTGCAGGCCATCATGTGGCGGGCCGTCAGGTCCGGCTTCGGGGACGACGTCCTGCTCCGCGACTCAGGCCACCGCCACCTCCGCGCCAACGGCAAGTACCGCACCTGGAACACCGGCGTCACCGTCGAAGCCAGCCGCAGCGTCAGCTCCATGATGTACTGGATCGTTGAGCCCATCCCCGCCACAGAGGGCGTGCCTGGCTTCCCAGGCCCGATTCAG AGCCCCCCGCCGACGATTTTCTGGCCCGAGATAGTGATGTGGCGGCAGATCCGGTACATGGTGTCGGAGCCCGACGGCCCCGTCTACTCCCGGTACTGCTGGTCCACGTTCCAGTTCAGGGGGAGGTCCGTGTTCCACCTGAGGAACGAGATGGCCAGGCGCACCCGCTTCATCCTGGAAGGCCGTCAACCCTTCGACCTCGTAATGTGCGTCCGAGCGGGCCGCCACGGGCGTCTGACCCCGCTCTTCGTCGACCTGCCCCGCGGCGACCAATTACCGACCTTCTGGATTGTCGTGTTCCTGTCCGGGACCCCAG CCTACAATGCGCTGCGATACCCGAATGTTGACGCAGAGGCAGAGTAG